A segment of the Nasonia vitripennis strain AsymCx chromosome 2, Nvit_psr_1.1, whole genome shotgun sequence genome:
GCCTGTGGGTACGGGCGCGAGGGTGTGCATATGTGCGCAgaagctcgtcgtcgtcgtcgccggtCGGGTATCGGCGCTGCTGCGCCTGCGCGAATTTGCCCTATTCGCAAACTATAGCTTATAGCTATATGCTGCTGCGCCGGGACGTGTACTAAGTCTGTCTCTATCTGGCTGCGCGAAAACGCTTCCTGGAGTCTAGAGCGGGGCCAGCGGGGCTctgcgcgtgtatacacacttACTTCTCGGTACACTCATACCACTACCGAGAGAGATCCGTTGGCGAGCTAAGCGCATGCAACGTAGAGTGTATATTGCGTGCATTATGAAATTGCGCTTGTTTTCTGTATGTGATTCCCGGCGGTTAGTTTTACGAGTTTTTAAACGTTTCAACTGAGCTCTTTGACTTCAGTATTGTTCTTATTGCTTTTGTTATACAAAGCTTTTAATAGCGCTTTTTTATGCGCATTAAATCTAAGGATATTTATTGCTATACTCGTTAGACAAATTAAATGAGTTTAGGGCTGGCTAAGTATGCCTGTTTCCACTAGAAAATAGCGAGTAATATTAAAATCTAAGCACAGGtagattttgttttatttcatcGATCGTCgtacataaaattgtttaagaAGATGTTTGTCTAAGTTGTGCTTAGATATTCCACAATGCACATTCACGTTCCGACAATACTCGGAGATCGTTAACTTTGCGTATTTGGCTCCCCGCCACCGCCTGTGCTCTTTTTGCACTAGCCGGCACTTGCCTATATAACGaagttttgtttataattgCCGGATCTGTTGACACTAAACTTTGATTTCGAGATTTTGATGGAATGATCGAGAAAGTTTCATAGCGACAAGCCGGTTCtttttgatgaaatttcatttttaaccaAATGTTTGCATTGTATGGATGttgtatatttattgaattctGTGTAATTAGTTATAGTAGGTTTACAATTCATATAGGGTAAGTGATGTATTACTagtagggaataacaatataatATGCACTGCGGTGTTTCAAGTAGATGGATCCCAAGCACTGCGAGACCTGAACAGTGCGCAGTAACGGCCATTGcggaaaattgtaaaaaaatcacaagGAGGTAAAAATTAACGTTAAAAATAGACATATcatttggaatatttttttaacttttcatCATTTATTTACAGTATTTACTATTTCTATAGTTTCAAAACCATACAATACATTCGGATAGTTTCATTCATAATCCAGAATTAAACGCCGCACACTTAGCAGTTCACCGCACACACTACACGTAAAAGGTTCGATGACCTCCAACTATAACCGCACGTACGAGAGTTACATAAACGCGTCAATCAAAATACACACATAATGACATAAAACTCACTGACGCGTCAACCAGCTCCAGCATCGCTATATACTTCAATTCTAGCGGAAAAAACCAACCCAAACACGCGGCAAATTCAAATACAAAATTCACGAATTCGCGCGTCGAAAGCTCTGTGGGCTCTTTCTCGCGGattttcacgaaaaaaagcCTCACTACATGACACGAGCGACGGGTGTCAAACTTTTGGAAGCTTCTGTACGCTTCTCGACTAAATAAGCTCTACTCTACTCTCTCATCCTTTTCGGATCCAAAAATACACAACGGGCGCGCGCGACGGCCAGCGAGCGAAGAACGTTCACCCAACGGGCAATGAGAAGAGAATaacgtcgagagagagagagagagagagagagagccgagggcGCGCGtagtacaatctagattttaCCATTGGCAGCACCGCCTGTGCACCGCCGAGTCGtggatatttttgtttttcaataacGCATCAATATAAAAAGGCCGCGTAGACGCCGCGCCGAGTCAGTTGGTTAAAAGCTACAAAGCAGTTTGCTTGCACCTCTTGAAACTTTTGAGCTTTCGTTTTGTGCGGCGTGTATTATATAGTTTTTGGAATACTTAATCGATATTATTGAGGAAGCGCTATTGCAATCGTCATGTCGGCGAAGAAAGCGGTGAGTTAGTGTGTACTACAGCTGgtatagagcgagagagtagcAGTGCGAGCTTGCGTACATATGGGAGCTAATTGATCCACTTAGCGCTCGAGGTGCATATTTAGAAGCTGTCCGACCGATGCGCGACTCTGTACTGTGTGTGAACAGAATGCAACGAGAAGATGGAGAGTATACTGGCGGAGCTTCAGCGAAAAGCTCATTTTGTCTCCGTTTCTATGAACGAAGCTTTTCTATAGATCTTAATCGCTTTGCCtcttttggacttataatatAACGACACACAAATTTGAACAATTATATCAGACCAGATGCTCTAGAAATCTGCACTGCATTCCGTGCCACATTCGCAGAGCCCATCGCACACGACTTATTTTTAACTCGCCTACTTTCGAAAAAGTGATGACAAGCTGAGGTGCTTTTCGTATGAAataggaaaaagaaaaaacataaaattcATTCAACAGGACGATCAGGGCAACTACAAGATCCAGCAGAACGATCAGGTCGGCCGATTCCTGGTAGCCAGCAAAGACCTGGAACCAGGCGAGCAGATCCTTACGGAGCTTCCGTTCGTCGTTGGTCCGAAAGCAGCGACTTATCCAGTCTGTCTGTCCTGCTACTCGGTATGGCCCGCTACGGAGGACGACAGCAAGCCCCTCTGCTCTCGCTGCAGCTGGCCGGTCTGCGGTCCCGAGTGCGAGAACAACCCGCAGCACAAGGACTACGAGTGCCCGGTAGGTGTCcgtatgaaaaataaaatccatCTGAATATTACGCGCTttctgtaaataataatttcaagttataaaaatcaatttttcccCCAGATTTTCGAGGCGGCCAAGGAGAAGTTCAGCATAGACGTCGCTTTGTCCGAGGAGCACCAGAACGGCGTACCGCAACTCGAGTGCATCACGCCGCTGAGGCTCTTGCTGGCCGCCGAGAAGGATCCCGAGCGCTGGAAGAGCGAGATCAAGGACATGGAGGCGCACAACAAGAAGAGGGCCCAGAAGAACCAGTGGCACATCGACCACGTCAACATCGTCGAGTACATTAGGAAGCGGCTGAAACTGGATAGGTACTTATATCGTGTTCTCCAACTACTCGACAACAGTcggaataatttaaattaattctcAAAATTACGATTCACAGGTTCTCGGAGGAGGACATCCAGACGGCTTGCGGCATCCTGGACGTCAACAGCCACGAGATCCGCACAGCCAAGGGCTTCCTGGCCCGAGGACTCTACCCGAAGGTCGCGATCATGAACCACAACTGCGTCTCCAACACGGCCCACAGCATCGACCCCAACGACTACAGGATCTTCCTCAGGTCGGCCGTGAAGGTACCAGCGGCTGGAGAGCTGTTCGGCAGTTACACCCACGCACTGCTGCCTACACTGCTGCGCCGTGAGCACCTGCTCGAGAGCAAGCACTTCGCTTGCGCTTGCAACAGGTGCAGCGATCCGACTGAGCTGGGAACCCACATGTCCTCGCTCAAGTGCAGCAAGTGCGATAACGGTGTCGTGCTGCCACTCGACTCTTTAGGTGAAACCCCCTTTCCAtctgtgtgatttttttttttttttcattttcatcaaaatgtgagttaatttttcaactttatgCACACAGATGCCGAGAGTCAGTGGAAGTGCACGCACTGCGAGTTCTCGACGAACGGACTGGCGGTGGCGAAGGTGCAGAAGATAATCCAAGCAGAAATGGACCAGGTCGAGATGTACTCCGCCGCAGACGGCCCGGATGCCATTCAAAACAGAGAGACCTTCATGAAGAAGTACCACTCGGTCCTACATCCGCGACACGCTCTCCTCACCATCCCGaggtaaaatttaattttgcaaGAATAATCTTATTTACATGAACGATTCATAACTACAATAAAAATCACATTTCACATTCGCAGATTCTCCCTGAGTCAACTCTACGGCCGAGTGGAGGAGTACTTCCTCGACGACCTACCGGACATAGTCCTCGAGCACAAGATTGATATGTGTCGTCTGGTCCTGCAAGTGCTGGACGTCGTAGAACCCGGTAAAACTCGATCACGCGGAATGATCCTGTACGAGCTCCACGCGCCTCTACTGTTTATCGCCAAAGGCCAGTGGAACGCCGGGGTCATCGACAACGCCGGTCTCAAGTCCAAGATGACCGAAGCTGCGACTGTTCTCAAAGAGTCAGTCGACATTCTCACTCTGGAGCCTAAGGGCACACCCGAGGCGGATATAGGCGAAGGTGCGACCATGGCACTCGCGCAGCTTCAACAGTCGATCAACGATCTGTAGATCGTTATGATTTATGTATTATGTAGACAAAGAGCGAGGGGAGGGATTATTTGTAAGGCTGGCTTTTGAATGCAAGCGTTAtcgagttttatttttatcagtgGCGTACAAATAAtgcatactttatttttatattgtgtATTATTGTATGTGTCTGTGTATGTtgtatagtattattatttttatctagTCAGGCTacattatatgtatatttgtatACGATGTAGTTCATAAGTTGCTTCGTACTTGGGCGAACGTTGTTTGTTTCTGTTTACGAACTATATACCGATACTTCGTTGCAACATCGACAGgaagagtatttttatttttatttttatttatttatctaagAACAAACTTGTACAAACATTATCTTTTGTACGTATCTTAGACGTTataataaacaagaaaatctatatgtaaaaaaagtaaCTTATATGTAATTCTACATTATTCTTCAACACCTGTCCCTCATGAATAAACCgttattatttcaaacaaGCGCAGTGCAAATTgttaattttcattaaatgaACTCCATAtctaagattttttaaatagaataattgaattgatattttttaattattttaagtttcCCTTCTAGAGATCGCATGTGCCGATTATAGGCTTTCAATGGGCCGCTCTAATTTTACGCGCGAGAAGCGCGCAGGCCGCTGCACCGCGTATGAAACAActcgaatctctctctctctctctctctctcgacgtgATACCTGACGATGCGATCCAAAAATAGATCGGACCCTTTGAGATTCGCGAGCGAAAGAGTAAGAGATTGTGTCTGCAGCGAATTCAGTGCTTGGGGGCTTTAACACGCGACATCGGACGGCTATTTGATTGCGTTTCACGCCGAAAGATAAGAGGGATAGAATGGACGGAAAGCCGGCGAAGAAAGCCGCTAATGCCAAAAAGTACGAGTTGGCTTACTCGGATGTGCTGGGAAGGTATGTCAGCTTTCAAGTCGTTTGAAGTTTAACACGACGATGTTTATTGACGTAGCGTGTAAGAAGGCGGTCTAATTGGTTTAGGCGTTTGATTAACGAGTATGGCTTTCCCatcgatttttaaatttgtttttcacACGTAgtgcattttataatttagaTCGAGCTTAAACGGTATACTTGCGTCAATACTCGTTGATTGACATTTGACATTGCGCGATCAAGCGTTTTTCTTACGTAACATATAAAAATGGTCATCGAACACATACATTTATTagcattttgaaaatatatactattCAAACTCGTTAAAATCGAAACTTAAAAATTCATggtaaaattaatcaaaaactcGTATAACCTATATCCAGATACCTGGTAGCAGCGAAGAACCTATCCGCCGGCGAGGTGATATTCCGCGAGGATGCCCTCGTCGTGGGGCCAGCGATGTTCGCCAACGACGTCTTCTGCTTCGGCTGCATGCGACCGCTGCCAGGCTACCTCTCCAGTAAATCCAGCAAAACTCGCTACACGTGCTCCAAATGCGGCGTCGCCGCGCTCTGCAATCGAGCTTGCGAGGTACATACGTATATTACACGTGTCCCACTCATTATTTCAACGCGATGCATTGCAGGATTCGGGACTTCACTCGACGGCGGAGTGCGATCTTTTGCGGGCCAAGAGGGACGTGATGCTGGAGAACATGGAAGACCTGATGCACACGTTGGTCCACCTGAAGCTCTGGCTCGTCATGTCCGCAGGAAGCGATCAGGATGTCCGGGAGAGGCTTTCGAAAATGGAAGCCCACATGAACGAGAGACGGGGCAGCGAAGTCTGGTTCGAGCGCGAGGCGAACGTCGTCGACGTAagcgtattataaataatttcaaagcAATTAGTACAATTACAGCTGTATAGACtcattagaaaaaaatacgcGCACAGGTCTTTCGAAGATTCGGGCTGGTGAGGTCGGAGAACGAGGCGGAGCTGGTCCAGTGGCTCTGCGGGGTCCTCGACGTAAATAGCTTCGAGTTGCGGACTCCAGTGCCGGGCTCGAACGGCAACAACGGCTCCCCCCTGCTGAGAGGTATCTTCCTGGAGGCCGCGCTGATGGCTCACGCGTGCCGTGGAACGGCCCACATCGCCGTGGACGACCGATTCCAGATGACTGTGTACGCCGCTGTACCCATACCGGCCGGAGAGACCATCGCGTTCAATTACACGTCCTCCCTCCTGGTTAGCTTTATGCGCGCCTGATTGTATTGATGTAGCCGGTATTTTAACGATGCGTAGGAGCTTGCGATCTTATTTGCAGGAGCTTGCGCGAGGCTGCAtagaaatcaaaatttaacttcgagaaaaaaacgaaCAATGATAAGCCTTTCTTCTCATTCGTGCGTCTTTTTATGCTACCAGGGCACGATAGAGAGGCAAGAGCACCTGCAAGTGGGCAAGTACTTCCGCTGCGAGTGCAGCATGTGCGTCGACCCGCTGGAACACGGGTCATTCGTCAGCTGCATACTGTGTCCTCGATGTAAGAAGGACTACGTGGCTATTCAAAACGCCCGCGACAAGGATCCTTACGGCCGTAAGACCAAGTGGCAGTGCCGCAAGTGCAAGAGGATATTCAGAGGCTGTCTCGTAAAGAGCACGATCGAAATCGGCAAGGATCTGATAGAGAACGTCGGCGATGGAAATTCCAAGGTTTGCGATTCGATATCGGATTCATTAAATTAAGCTTTgcgtttatataattttaatttatgcgCAGGCGATGGAGAGCTTACTCGTAAGGCTGTCCAGTACCTTCCACACGAACCACTTCGTCATGCTGACTTTGAAGCAAAAAGTCCTGGCGGTCTACCGAAAAGAAGTGGGCAACCTTAACCCGCAGAGGAAGATCTTGCAAAAGATGCTGGAAATCGGCAAGCAAGTGGTCGACGTCCTGGACATCGTCGAGCCCGGTATATCGAGACTAAAAGGTTCCTCATTATTCCATCCTTATATACACATCAGTAATTAAAGTTCTTAAAGTAACAAATGTTCCCTTCAGGAATACTACTCTACGAAATGCACCTACCGATCGCGATTCTGGCGAACCGATCGTACGCCTCGCGCGAAATCACAGCCGAGCGCCTGGTCTCCTGCTTGGAGGAGTCGCAGGCTTGTTTAAAACGCTCGCTGCATATGCTTCTTTTGGAGCCGGCAAGCACACCCGAAGGTATGCTGGCCAAACGCGCGCTCCAGGAGATGAAACACCTCGCGCAAAACGTCGCCGACGCGCGAGCTCTACAGTTGCGGCAGATGAGTACCCCCCAGGAGGATCACAGTAGCGTCAAGAAGCCCGAGAGAAGAGGAAGCCACAGGCAGAGCAAGCATCGAAATAGAACCAAGTGATGGTGTGGGCGTGTGACTTTATTGTTCTCTACAGCTTTGATGTGGGAATAACATGTGTGATAACTGTGTTTTGTAAATACAACCGATATGATGTTTTAACTTGATATTATATGATAATTGTTGATCGatgatgaataaataattatggaAGTGTTATCCACctttaatttaataatgtacTGTCTTTGATTAATGAAGTGAAAACAGGTGGGTAATAAAATCCTGCAGGGTTGTTCTGGccaaattttttacaaattccTTCTGGAAAACATGGCAGGATTTtcataaagaaaaaatgcttGACAAACATAATACAGctgtaatagtatattgtgcaactaagggagaaaattggctttttctagcgagggtgATTGTTCGGGTTAGGAGCGGAAGAATGATGGGAGTGTGGGGTTTGGCTAAAACTTGTCTGTCCGTATATACAATTTATTTCGGTACAGAATAAGTCTCAATACAAGTTCACTAATACAAGGTTGTATTCGCAGTGTCGCCTTAACCTAGGTTATCTCTACTACTCTTGACGAGAGCTGCGAACTAAGTGTCAGTCCGTTTAAATTTTCCGCCGAGCTGGGCCCTGCTCTTCCCCCTCTTCAGGGTCGTTTCTCCCTCCTTGTCCTGCTTGGAAGACTGTGCGGTCGTAGCTTCGCGCTAAGGCTCTCGTTGCGTGACCCCGCCCCCCCCCTCTCGCTCCCTAGTCAACGCCGCCCTCTCTACGACCTCCGGACACAACCGGAGCAACGGCACGCCATCTTCGAACTCGCGCCCTATCACGACGCCATCAGGTGACCTACATTTGGCACCGAAAGCCTCTGCTCCCTCGTGAGGTTGACAAGCCTCGTGGAGTTGCCGACGAGCTGTTCGGCGCCGCGTCCGCGAGTCGATTAGCTTGCGTCCGTGCTATGTGAGAGGGCGCGCTACGGGGAGAACAGAGTCCTACCTCAGCATCCAATTCTGCGGGCCGACTTACGGTTCATTCATGCATACATCCATACTTACATACGCGCATGCATGGCCCACATATCCTATGCTTACAGAATTTGCGTAGGTCCTATACGCTGGCGGGCTACACGTAAAATACCTCGTGTATAGCACGCAAACCCGCACATCACATATCGCACTTTTTTAGTCGCTATGCGCATCGCCATTTTCGGGGAAGCAAGTTTTCTGGAAAGACGCTTTGATCTATTAATGCCGTCGTCGTGCGTTGCCGTACGTTAGCATCTAGCGATTTTACTAGCTATCGTCCAAGCAGTCCCGACCAAAAAACCCCAGCGCTGTCTGCGTCGTTTACGCACCGTGCTTTCCGAGCGGCTTTTCTTTCGGGACGCGCTTAATACCGGTCCCTTTACCAATTGCGGGCCTCTGAGTTTTTCCCGGACCGGACCTTCCATACATACGGCCATTAGCGCGCTTCGCCCCGTCAGACAGCCACGCTTAGCGTCACACGCCTCAATCGCCGTGTAACGCTTGGCCCTTATAAAGACCCCTTTTTAATCCTTAACCCTCATAAAAGCCCCTTTTTAACCCGGAAAAATGATGTTTTAAGCACGAGTATGAGTCAAGGGCGCCGTAGCTGCCCGAGACGGACACgagtgctcaaaacatcaccctcgctagaaaaagccaattctccccccccccccccctagttgcacaatatactattggcAACGCAAACGCCCGATAAGTAAACCGCAGAGATTACAAGGGTGCATACGAGCCTATAGTTCAGCCCTTAGCAGCGACTGCCCGAAGTTCAAGCCTACATGTTTATGCGTGTTTTTTGGTCCTCTTTAAGTTTATGTAGGctagattaacgagaaaacgtgcaaacgtaccgagaactcccgataagtgaaccccaagaaacacgCGCGTTAGAGCCTTTGGTTCGGGCCGATGCTTCGCCCCTTAGCAGCGACTGCCGGTGGTACAAACTGACCtagttttgcgtgttttttggTCCTCTTTAAGCCTATGTAGGCAAGATTAACGAGAAATCGTGCAAACGTACTGagaacgcccgataagtgaaccccaaaaAACATGCAATTTAGAGCCTTGTTATATACTATTCCTTCTAAGgggattttttttcagaaaactttACTCCTTTGGGagtaaatagtatattgtgcaactaggggggggggggaaaggGCAATTTCTAACGAGTGCTCAAATTTCACCCGAGGTAGAAATTGCCCTCccccccccttgttgcacactgtactttttttgacaagtgcctgtaaagacccgttttcatgcatatagagtgaatggtaatttgcgcattttgagtcgtaaaccactctctttcaaaaaatatcaatatttttcaaaaattttcaaaaatttgattatttttgagtgTTTTTGAGTGTTTTTGAGTAGCGGGAGGGAATAGCCATTCTCTCCCGCTGTAAAGGGAGGGAATGATTCCCTCCCGCACGCTCGAAATGAGCAGCTTGCCATTCACTTTAGAGGCATGGAagtctttttcatgcacgtgttaagaaaaagttttttccttccaagggagtagttttttcccgctgctaagaaaaactctaattttcatttattttacatGCATCGAAAGTGGCCCTTTTCGTAcacgtatcatgaaaaatatattatattacctGCAGTGGTTTATCCGAggtttttatgtcatgaacaATTGCAGAAAGACGAACACTCTAACAGAGTCAATCTTTCGACAACGGACAAACTACTAATGAGAGATTCAAACCATCTACCGCGAAAGGCGGGCTTGTAATCAGTGCTATCTGTCGGGGCGATAAATGCGATACAAAATTCTTCTTTACCTTTTTGTGCCTGCAAggttttgtttgaaaaatgaataaacACCGATGTGCAAAGTAAAGGGCAATAATATACTCAGTAAGAGATTGATTACTATTTACTATACCCAGCTGCACCCCTTATAATAGTTACTGGCATTGCTGCTCAGCTGCTGTGGTCGGGAAATTCGGCAACAGTGTGCTCAGTGTAGCCAACAAATCATAACATAGAATATTGGTACAATTAGTTCAGTAAATTAgctttgaaattgaaatgcGATAGAAATTGCTACATTTTGGTTATTAGGTAAGGTTAGTAAGGTTCGAGGTAGAATGACCAGGGCCACATAAGCGCGTTCGTCGGCGTTCGTCCGCGTTCGACGGCGTTCGACTGCGTACAAATTCTGGTAACTTTTGGATAGTGCCAACAACGGAAATGTCTCATACCTATGACATATGTACGTCTAACCGTGTTAAAATTGTATAGAGACAATTTCACTATTGGCACTATCCGAAAGTTACTAAAATTTGTACGCGGTCGAGCGCCGTCGAATGCGGACGAACGCCGACGAACGCGCTTATGTGGCCCtggcaaaaaaaaacgattctGAAATTTGCAGCTTCCTAGGTCAATGGGTTCTATGCGAAAACAAtgtgcaaaaattaattttgcttaTATCTTGGAAACGGCTCAACGCACAGTAAAATGACCTGCACCATTCGAAAGAGCGTtcaatttttcattgaaatcgattttttactcgaTTTCGATGAGTGCAAAGTTCcgagataataaataaaaaagaatttatgaaaaattaaaaacttttcgGGTCGGGAAAAACTGTAAATTACCATTTTCTCAGCTCGTGCATCTTATGAGATTACGAATCCACCGTGAATCGATCGCAATTTAATTTAGGGTAACGTAATTCGCagtaattattttgtttttattaaattattaattcattCATTTTCACGTTGAATCCGGCCATTCCATACTCCATGTTCCAGTCGTCTGAACCGTATTGGACAGAAATTTTCACAATTACAATGAATCTTgaacagaaaaaaacaattGTGAACTTATTTTCCCATGTTTATCTTGTTCTCGTCgaaatttgaggttatgataTGATTATACTTCC
Coding sequences within it:
- the LOC100123702 gene encoding uncharacterized protein LOC100123702; this encodes MSAKKADDQGNYKIQQNDQVGRFLVASKDLEPGEQILTELPFVVGPKAATYPVCLSCYSVWPATEDDSKPLCSRCSWPVCGPECENNPQHKDYECPIFEAAKEKFSIDVALSEEHQNGVPQLECITPLRLLLAAEKDPERWKSEIKDMEAHNKKRAQKNQWHIDHVNIVEYIRKRLKLDRFSEEDIQTACGILDVNSHEIRTAKGFLARGLYPKVAIMNHNCVSNTAHSIDPNDYRIFLRSAVKVPAAGELFGSYTHALLPTLLRREHLLESKHFACACNRCSDPTELGTHMSSLKCSKCDNGVVLPLDSLDAESQWKCTHCEFSTNGLAVAKVQKIIQAEMDQVEMYSAADGPDAIQNRETFMKKYHSVLHPRHALLTIPRFSLSQLYGRVEEYFLDDLPDIVLEHKIDMCRLVLQVLDVVEPGKTRSRGMILYELHAPLLFIAKGQWNAGVIDNAGLKSKMTEAATVLKESVDILTLEPKGTPEADIGEGATMALAQLQQSINDLRFTPKDKRDRMDGKPAKKAANAKKYELAYSDVLGRYLVAAKNLSAGEVIFREDALVVGPAMFANDVFCFGCMRPLPGYLSSKSSKTRYTCSKCGVAALCNRACEDSGLHSTAECDLLRAKRDVMLENMEDLMHTLVHLKLWLVMSAGSDQDVRERLSKMEAHMNERRGSEVWFEREANVVDVFRRFGLVRSENEAELVQWLCGVLDVNSFELRTPVPGSNGNNGSPLLRGIFLEAALMAHACRGTAHIAVDDRFQMTVYAAVPIPAGETIAFNYTSSLLGTIERQEHLQVGKYFRCECSMCVDPLEHGSFVSCILCPRCKKDYVAIQNARDKDPYGRKTKWQCRKCKRIFRGCLVKSTIEIGKDLIENVGDGNSKAMESLLVRLSSTFHTNHFVMLTLKQKVLAVYRKEVGNLNPQRKILQKMLEIGKQVVDVLDIVEPGISRLKGILLYEMHLPIAILANRSYASREITAERLVSCLEESQACLKRSLHMLLLEPASTPEGMLAKRALQEMKHLAQNVADARALQLRQMSTPQEDHSSVKKPERRGSHRQSKHRNRTK